A region of the Vanrija pseudolonga chromosome 2, complete sequence genome:
CCTGCCAAACTCGAGTGCAATCTCGCGGGTCCCGcatgcctcgtcgtcgtacccgTCATCCGCTCTCCGCCACATCTCCTCCATGACCAGTCggatgacctcgagctcgtgacAGCACTGGTACGCAAACGTTTTGAGGATTGACCGCGCCGTGTTGCGCTTGTCGgcatcgaggaggacgcTCGATGCGTACAACAGCGCCCAGTTGAGAaactcgaccttgtcgccgacTTCGATGCACAGCTCGAGAatggccgcggccgaggactGCACCTCGGTGTCATCACGAGGGCGCTTCTGCACATCACGCAGCATCATGATCTGCAGCATGTGCCAGAGCGTCATGCTGCCGATCATTGTCCTTGGAGTCATGTAGCGGGCcgaggcctcggcgcgccactGAGCAAGCTCAAGCTGCGCGTCAGCCACACGCCTGCTCATGTCGGCGCGTGCGACAGTCGAGGGGCTGTCGAGCGAGAGGGAAGTCGGCGGGTTGAGCAGGGGGCCATGGTGGGCCTCAAACTCGCGGCAGTTGGAGAACAGTTGGAGCGTGTTGCAAGTGATGCGAACGAGCAGGCGGTCAAAGCCAAACAGCGACTCGACGCTCTCCCATTCTCTGTCCGTCGAGCCCGTGTTACCGAGCGCCTCCCACCATGACGAGTCACTGTCCAGGACAGTGGGCGGCGACCCGACCGACAAGCAACAGAGAATGTCGTGCATGACGGCGTGTTCGATGAGGTATCGCCGCACCGGGGCCGGAGGCGTTGCGCTCGACCCGCTGCGGGAGATGGCGTTGCGCCAATCGGGGCCAAAGAGGAGGTTGCCTGCGCCACCACGGTGATTGATTGCTTCTTTGGCGTAGCGCAGTGGCTCACGCCACGACACACACGCCGCCAGAATGTCATTGTCAAGAATCATGACGCACGATGCCAGGAATGCGTCGTGCGCCAGTTCCTCGGGAACACGGCGCGCCTGGCGCAGCAAGCCGAGCGCAGTGTGACGGTACTGTCTCGAGAGCTGGAGCGTGCGTTCGGCATTCGGGGCGCGGCTGGTGGCTTCAAGGTACGACAGATGGGTGGCGCCGAGTGTCAACATTGAATACTTGAGCGCGTTGACcgagagcggcgcgtcgcccgtcggAAAGAGGAACATGGGCGCAATGTGCTCGACCCAGGGGTTgtgctcctcgtcaacgaccAAGATCGACAGCGAGTATGTCAGACAGTGATGGAACTTGGACGTCAGCAACACCTTCCTCGGCACTACTCACGCATCGCAGGTCCTCGGGCAGCGGGAAAGCCAGACGCAGGAACTCGGGCGGGTCGACCGGGTTATTGAAGAAGCTGCCCATCTTGGTCTTCCTGAACAGCGCGTGCACCATCTCGATGGGCGGCACACTGTCGAGAGCGGGGCCCACCCGGCCCGGCGGCAAgggaggcagcggcggcgccgggggcaTCGGCGGGAGTGGGGGAAGCGACGAGTGTGGCGTTATTgggggcggcgagagcgccgGCCCAGCACCGGGCGTCGGGTCATGgtatgctgctgctgtcgctgcaGCATTCGATG
Encoded here:
- the atnN_0 gene encoding Aspercryptin biosynthesis cluster-specific transcription regulator atnN codes for the protein MAPSPPSPYQTGQHHHHSSSGQQQHSRRSPSASSTGDANANATAGPSSTTNDGSSVKRTRSRNGCLVCRARRIKCDLERPECKRCVNYGAECVYPIKKAFDAAAVDAALGSRHNRPSNAAATAAAYHDPTPGAGPALSPPPITPHSSLPPLPPMPPAPPLPPLPPGRVGPALDSVPPIEMVHALFRKTKMGSFFNNPVDPPEFLRLAFPLPEDLRCFHHCLTYSLSILVVDEEHNPWVEHIAPMFLFPTGDAPLSVNALKYSMLTLGATHLSYLEATSRAPNAERTLQLSRQYRHTALGLLRQARRVPEELAHDAFLASCVMILDNDILAACVSWREPLRYAKEAINHRGGAGNLLFGPDWRNAISRSGSSATPPAPVRRYLIEHAVMHDILCCLSVGSPPTVLDSDSSWWEALGNTGSTDREWESVESLFGFDRLLVRITCNTLQLFSNCREFEAHHGPLLNPPTSLSLDSPSTVARADMSRRVADAQLELAQWRAEASARYMTPRTMIGSMTLWHMLQIMMLRDVQKRPRDDTEVQSSAAAILELCIEVGDKVEFLNWALLYASSVLLDADKRNTARSILKTFAYQCCHELEVIRLVMEEMWRRADDGYDDEACGTREIALEFGRAVLIG